The following proteins are co-located in the Streptomyces sp. DT2A-34 genome:
- a CDS encoding histidinol-phosphate aminotransferase family protein gives MGRDLLQLRAATPEDLEWIHELRHRVYAQELGQHVPDPSGRLRDGLDGDNVYLVAARGAARIGFVSLTPPWLGRYALDKYLTRDELPLLAEGGLFEVRILTVEPRWRATAAAPLLMYAALRWIAARGGRRVVAMGRTELLDMYLAVGLRPVGRTVRSGAVTFEVLTGGVPELTKLAMDRYGATLERLRSAVDWRLDMAFAPRPDGCEHGGVSFDAIGTDFRSLHRRRQVVAADVLDAWFPPAPGVRAALAEDPAWAARTSPPTGAEGLLAEIAMARALPVETLAVGAGSSDLIFRAFGQWLTPDSRVLLTDPCYGEYAHVTERVIGCRVDRLRLRREDGWRIDPARLAAAVSSEHYDLVVVVNPNNPTGRHAPAAELRSLIDAAPTRTRWWIDEAYLGYVGITESLADLAATDPRVVVCSSLSKMYALSGMRAAYLVAEPVTAARLRRWTPPWPVSLPAQLAAVAALRDPAYYSDRWLRTHALRRQLAADLAGLDDTLTVEEAVANFLTVTLPSAGPSAAQLVSECRRHDVYLRDLSPLSAEYQGRTVRIAVRDTAENARIVAACRAALDALRPGSTSPVPMPQSVPAAGSAR, from the coding sequence ATGGGCCGTGACCTGCTGCAGCTGCGTGCTGCGACTCCGGAGGATCTCGAGTGGATCCACGAACTGCGTCACCGGGTGTACGCACAGGAGCTGGGCCAGCATGTCCCGGACCCGTCCGGGCGGCTTCGCGACGGGCTGGACGGCGACAACGTCTATCTGGTCGCGGCGCGAGGAGCGGCCCGAATCGGCTTTGTCAGTCTCACTCCGCCCTGGCTGGGGCGGTACGCGCTGGACAAGTACCTGACCCGCGACGAGCTGCCGTTGCTGGCCGAGGGCGGTCTGTTCGAGGTGCGCATCCTCACCGTCGAGCCGCGCTGGCGGGCCACCGCGGCGGCGCCGCTGCTGATGTACGCGGCACTGCGCTGGATCGCCGCTCGGGGCGGTCGCCGGGTGGTGGCGATGGGGCGCACCGAGCTGCTCGACATGTACCTGGCCGTCGGGCTGCGCCCGGTCGGCCGTACTGTCCGCAGCGGTGCGGTGACGTTCGAGGTGCTGACCGGCGGCGTGCCCGAGCTGACGAAGCTGGCGATGGACCGGTACGGCGCCACGCTGGAGCGTCTGCGGTCCGCCGTGGACTGGCGGTTGGACATGGCGTTCGCACCCCGGCCGGACGGCTGCGAACACGGTGGCGTCTCGTTCGACGCGATCGGCACGGACTTCCGCAGTCTGCACCGGCGCCGTCAGGTGGTCGCGGCCGATGTGCTGGACGCCTGGTTCCCGCCGGCCCCCGGCGTGCGGGCGGCGCTCGCGGAGGATCCCGCCTGGGCCGCCCGGACCTCGCCGCCGACCGGCGCCGAGGGTCTGCTGGCGGAAATCGCCATGGCCCGGGCGCTGCCGGTGGAGACCCTCGCGGTCGGCGCCGGTTCCTCCGACCTGATCTTCAGGGCGTTCGGCCAGTGGCTGACCCCGGACAGCAGGGTGCTTCTGACAGACCCGTGCTACGGCGAGTACGCCCACGTCACGGAGAGGGTGATCGGATGCCGGGTGGACCGGCTCCGGTTGCGCCGCGAAGACGGCTGGCGGATCGATCCGGCCCGGCTGGCCGCCGCCGTCAGCTCCGAGCACTACGACCTCGTGGTGGTGGTCAACCCCAACAACCCGACCGGACGCCACGCGCCGGCCGCGGAGCTGCGCTCCCTGATCGACGCCGCGCCGACCCGAACCCGCTGGTGGATCGACGAGGCATACCTGGGATACGTCGGCATCACCGAGTCGCTGGCCGACCTCGCCGCAACGGACCCGCGGGTGGTGGTCTGCAGCTCACTGTCGAAGATGTATGCGCTGTCCGGCATGCGGGCCGCGTACCTGGTGGCCGAGCCCGTCACCGCGGCGCGGCTGCGCCGATGGACACCACCTTGGCCGGTCAGCCTGCCGGCGCAACTGGCCGCGGTGGCAGCCCTGCGCGACCCTGCCTACTACAGCGACCGCTGGCTTCGCACCCATGCGCTACGGCGGCAGCTGGCCGCCGACCTGGCCGGGCTGGACGACACCTTGACGGTCGAGGAGGCCGTGGCGAACTTCCTGACCGTGACTCTGCCGTCGGCCGGGCCGAGCGCCGCACAACTGGTGAGCGAGTGCCGCCGCCACGACGTATACCTGCGCGACCTGTCGCCGTTGTCGGCGGAGTACCAGGGACGCACCGTGCGCATCGCGGTCAGGGACACCGCCGAGAACGCCCGCATTGTGGCCGCGTGCCGGGCCGCCCTGGATGCGCTGAGGCCGGGTTCGACCTCGCCCGTTCCGATGCCTCAGTCAGTTCCCGCAGCTGGCTCCGCTCGGTGA